The following proteins are co-located in the Streptomyces sp. NBC_01198 genome:
- the fxsT gene encoding FxSxx-COOH system tetratricopeptide repeat protein, with protein MSAAGPGEPVRVEASGDRSIGAAGSIAVAVSGDNARVVTLPQEAVHWAREVQVPPGTGSLPGAASGLLVGREDDLARVHLMLASGAGAAGGVVVTQTGAIHGLGGVGKSTLALHYAHRFRARYGLVWWVTGSSPEAIVSGLAALAMRLCPQWAGTAAVDERAAWAITWLGWHTGWLLIFDNVEDPSHLHPYLGSLTGGHVLATSRRAVGWHRVGPAMPLGLLAPDAAADLLCRLAFDGRAATTAEREQADALARDLGFLPLALEQAGAYAYETGTPLEDYRRSLGLMLGETAGEIDSERTIARIWDHTLHAVEAREPVAVELLYAMAWLAPDDIPRTLLAALAPDPLTLGRALGALHAYNMISFTPDQGISVHRLVQTVLRARSTRLGPPPQGRHEAEEALGKALPPGQDARHTAQWERLIPHVLAVLDSTPPDHVTSSEAGDTFYACAQHLSRQGRDAQSLPLRDAILTQREQAFGDTHPETLSARHNLAVAYRDVGDLRRAIALFETTLAQQVQAQGDTHLHTLITRNQFAITYRVAGELDKAIPLFETTLAQQVQTLGDTHPTTLITRNQLAIAHRLAGDLEKAVPLFETTLAQEIQAQGETHPDTLITRANLAGAYRDAGQVARAIALFETTLVQQVQTLGDTHPDILTTRNNLAGAYGDAGEVDRAIALFETTLAQQVQVLGDTHPTTLITRANLASAFRQAGDLKRAIALFEATLAQEVRVLGETHPSTVITRANLAAARERAANARQGMTAGPPPLPPG; from the coding sequence ATGAGCGCGGCGGGTCCGGGAGAGCCGGTGCGGGTCGAGGCCTCCGGCGACCGGTCGATAGGCGCGGCCGGCTCGATCGCGGTGGCCGTCAGCGGGGACAACGCCCGGGTGGTGACGCTGCCCCAGGAGGCCGTGCACTGGGCGCGGGAGGTGCAGGTGCCTCCCGGGACCGGCAGCCTGCCGGGGGCCGCGTCGGGGCTGCTGGTCGGCCGGGAGGACGACCTGGCCCGGGTGCACCTCATGCTGGCCTCCGGCGCGGGCGCGGCGGGCGGCGTGGTGGTGACGCAGACCGGGGCGATCCACGGGCTGGGCGGGGTCGGCAAGTCCACGCTGGCGCTGCACTACGCGCACCGGTTCCGGGCGCGCTACGGCCTGGTGTGGTGGGTGACCGGGAGCTCGCCCGAGGCGATCGTGTCCGGGCTGGCGGCGCTGGCGATGCGGCTGTGCCCGCAGTGGGCCGGCACGGCGGCCGTCGACGAGCGGGCGGCCTGGGCGATCACCTGGCTCGGCTGGCACACCGGGTGGCTGCTGATCTTCGACAACGTCGAGGACCCGTCCCACCTGCACCCGTATCTGGGCTCGCTGACCGGCGGCCACGTCCTGGCCACCAGCCGCCGGGCCGTCGGGTGGCACCGGGTGGGTCCGGCGATGCCACTGGGCCTGCTGGCCCCGGACGCGGCCGCGGACCTGCTGTGCCGGCTGGCCTTCGACGGGCGGGCGGCGACAACCGCGGAACGGGAGCAGGCGGACGCGCTGGCCCGGGACCTGGGGTTCCTGCCACTGGCGCTGGAGCAGGCCGGCGCCTATGCGTACGAGACCGGCACGCCGCTGGAGGACTACCGGCGTTCGCTGGGGCTGATGCTGGGCGAGACGGCGGGCGAGATCGACTCCGAGCGCACCATCGCGCGGATCTGGGACCACACCCTGCACGCCGTCGAGGCCCGCGAACCGGTGGCGGTGGAACTGCTGTACGCGATGGCCTGGCTGGCCCCCGACGACATCCCCCGCACCCTCCTCGCCGCCCTCGCCCCGGATCCGCTCACCCTGGGCAGGGCGCTCGGGGCGCTGCACGCGTACAACATGATCTCCTTCACCCCCGACCAGGGCATCAGCGTCCACCGCCTGGTGCAGACCGTTCTGCGCGCCCGCAGCACCCGGCTCGGCCCGCCTCCCCAGGGCCGGCACGAGGCCGAGGAGGCCCTGGGCAAGGCGCTGCCGCCGGGGCAGGACGCCCGGCACACGGCCCAGTGGGAGCGCCTCATCCCGCACGTGCTGGCCGTCCTGGACTCGACCCCGCCGGACCACGTCACCTCGTCCGAGGCCGGCGACACCTTCTACGCCTGCGCGCAGCATCTGAGCCGCCAGGGTCGGGACGCCCAGTCGCTGCCGCTGCGCGACGCGATCCTCACCCAGCGGGAACAGGCGTTCGGCGACACCCACCCGGAAACCCTGTCGGCCCGGCACAACCTCGCTGTCGCCTACCGGGACGTGGGTGATCTGCGGCGGGCCATCGCCCTGTTCGAGACCACGCTCGCCCAGCAGGTGCAGGCGCAGGGCGACACCCACCTCCACACGCTGATCACCCGCAACCAGTTCGCCATCACCTACCGGGTGGCGGGCGAGCTGGACAAGGCCATCCCGCTGTTCGAGACCACCCTCGCCCAGCAGGTGCAGACGCTCGGCGACACCCACCCCACCACCCTGATCACCCGCAACCAGCTCGCCATCGCCCACCGGCTCGCGGGGGATCTGGAGAAGGCCGTCCCGCTGTTCGAGACCACCCTCGCCCAGGAGATCCAGGCACAGGGCGAGACGCACCCGGACACCCTGATCACCCGCGCCAACCTCGCCGGCGCCTACCGGGACGCGGGGCAGGTGGCGCGGGCGATCGCGCTGTTCGAGACCACCCTGGTCCAGCAGGTGCAGACGCTCGGCGACACCCACCCCGACATCCTGACCACCAGGAACAACCTGGCCGGTGCCTACGGGGACGCGGGGGAGGTGGACAGGGCCATCGCGTTGTTCGAAACCACCCTCGCCCAGCAGGTGCAGGTCCTCGGCGACACCCACCCCACCACCCTGATCACCCGCGCCAACCTCGCCTCCGCCTTCCGGCAGGCCGGGGATCTGAAGCGGGCGATCGCCCTTTTCGAGGCCACCCTCGCCCAGGAGGTGCGGGTCCTCGGCGAGACGCACCCCTCCACGGTGATCACCCGCGCCAACCTCGCCGCGGCCCGTGAGCGGGCCGCCAACGCCCGGCAGGGCATGACCGCCGGCCCGCCGCCGCTGCCGCCCGGCTGA
- a CDS encoding HSP90 family protein gives MTAEQTPHTFQVDLRGLVDLLSHHLYSSPRVYLRELLQNGVDAVTARRAEDPAAPPGHVLLHTAPGGLRVEDCGIGLTEADVHNLLATIGRSSKRDGLESARADFLGQFGIGLLACFVVADTIRVVSRSARTPGAPPVEWTARDDGSYTVRTLPDDARTEPGTTVHLTARRGSGEWFGSERVTELATDFGALLPYEVRVDGTVITERPPVWDRAYSGPGARRLELSRYCQRQFGFLPLDCIELDVPVAGLRGVAYVLPSSVSPAQRAGHRVHLKGMLLTEQATELLPEWAFFVRCVIDTDSLRPTASREHLYADETLAAVRDALGDRIKEWMTALAAGEPERLGHFLSVHHLGVKTLARHDPDLLRVMLPWLPFETTEGRLPLDEFAGRHPVVHFTRTVEEFRQVAGIAAAQGIGVVNGGYTYDADLVEMLPLVRTGAQVAELDADTVTAHLDTVDPAQELALAGFLAAARAALDPLGCDVVLRSFHPLTVPALHLDDRAARHERAREEAEEQADDLWAGILGSLRGSAPRARLVLNQLNPLVRRIGTLDSGELAGTAVEALYGQALLMSQRPLRPADTALLNRAFLDLLQWATDHSTDHSADRSPDHSTDQDGNRNGQQEEGR, from the coding sequence ATGACTGCCGAACAGACACCGCACACCTTCCAGGTCGATCTCCGTGGCCTGGTGGACCTGCTCTCCCATCACCTCTACTCCAGCCCCCGGGTCTACCTGCGCGAACTGCTGCAGAACGGCGTCGACGCGGTCACCGCCCGCCGCGCCGAGGATCCCGCGGCCCCGCCCGGGCACGTCCTGCTGCACACCGCCCCCGGCGGCCTGCGGGTGGAGGACTGCGGTATCGGCCTGACCGAGGCCGATGTCCACAACCTGCTCGCCACCATCGGCCGCAGCTCCAAACGTGACGGCCTGGAGTCGGCCAGGGCCGATTTCCTCGGACAGTTCGGCATCGGCCTGCTGGCCTGCTTCGTGGTCGCCGACACCATCCGGGTGGTCAGCCGCTCCGCCCGCACGCCGGGCGCGCCGCCGGTCGAGTGGACCGCGCGCGACGACGGTTCCTACACCGTACGCACCCTGCCCGACGACGCCCGCACGGAGCCGGGCACCACCGTGCACCTGACCGCGCGGCGCGGCTCCGGCGAGTGGTTCGGCTCCGAGCGGGTCACCGAACTGGCCACGGACTTCGGCGCGTTGCTGCCCTACGAGGTCCGGGTAGACGGCACGGTCATCACCGAACGGCCGCCGGTATGGGACCGCGCCTACTCCGGTCCCGGCGCCCGGCGGCTGGAGCTGTCCCGTTACTGCCAGCGGCAGTTCGGCTTCCTGCCGCTGGACTGCATCGAACTCGACGTGCCGGTCGCGGGCCTGCGCGGCGTCGCCTACGTGCTGCCGTCATCGGTCAGCCCCGCCCAGCGGGCCGGGCACCGGGTGCACCTCAAGGGCATGCTGCTCACCGAGCAGGCCACCGAACTGCTGCCGGAATGGGCCTTCTTCGTCCGCTGCGTCATCGACACCGACAGCCTGCGGCCGACCGCGTCCCGCGAGCACCTCTACGCCGACGAGACGCTGGCCGCCGTCCGTGACGCGCTCGGCGACCGGATCAAGGAGTGGATGACGGCGCTCGCCGCCGGCGAGCCGGAACGCCTCGGCCACTTCCTGTCGGTGCACCACCTCGGCGTGAAGACCCTCGCCCGGCACGACCCCGACCTGCTGCGGGTGATGCTGCCCTGGCTGCCCTTCGAGACGACCGAAGGACGGCTGCCGCTCGACGAGTTCGCCGGCCGGCACCCGGTCGTGCACTTCACCCGCACCGTCGAGGAGTTCCGCCAGGTCGCCGGGATCGCCGCGGCCCAGGGCATCGGCGTGGTCAACGGCGGCTACACCTACGACGCCGACCTGGTCGAGATGCTGCCGCTGGTCAGGACCGGCGCCCAGGTCGCCGAACTCGACGCCGACACGGTCACCGCGCACCTCGACACCGTCGACCCCGCGCAGGAGCTGGCGCTGGCCGGCTTCCTCGCCGCCGCCCGGGCCGCCCTCGATCCGCTCGGCTGCGACGTCGTGCTGCGCTCCTTCCACCCGCTGACGGTGCCGGCGCTGCATCTCGACGACCGGGCCGCGCGGCACGAACGCGCCCGCGAGGAGGCCGAGGAGCAGGCCGACGACCTGTGGGCCGGCATCCTCGGCTCGCTGCGCGGCAGCGCCCCCCGCGCCCGCCTGGTGCTCAACCAGCTCAACCCGCTGGTCCGCCGGATCGGCACCCTCGACTCCGGTGAGCTGGCGGGCACCGCCGTCGAGGCGCTCTACGGCCAGGCCCTGCTGATGTCGCAGCGCCCGCTGCGCCCGGCCGACACCGCGCTGCTCAACCGGGCGTTCCTCGACCTGCTGCAGTGGGCCACCGACCATTCCACCGATCATTCCGCGGACCGCTCCCCGGACCACTCCACGGACCAGGACGGGAACCGCAACGGGCAACAGGAGGAGGGCCGGTGA
- a CDS encoding GNAT family N-acetyltransferase, which yields MTVELIVPAQAGRQRLVLRAWAARDAEALAAAHRDTGMRRWLMTTLDGTEAAERWIEQQARLWEGGLRYSFAVLDQDGTRPVGHVAVKRKAAGAVSAEIGYWTAAAVRGQGIAPRAVDAVTRWALGGGTGRPALTRLELLHAVGNAASCRVAVKSGFPLREELAPHPPKFPEAGHVHVREPDGDA from the coding sequence ATGACCGTCGAACTCATCGTGCCCGCGCAGGCGGGCAGGCAGAGACTGGTGCTGCGGGCGTGGGCCGCGCGGGACGCGGAGGCGCTGGCGGCGGCGCACCGGGACACCGGCATGCGCCGCTGGCTGATGACCACCCTCGACGGCACGGAGGCGGCCGAGCGGTGGATCGAGCAGCAGGCCCGGCTCTGGGAGGGCGGGCTGCGCTACAGCTTCGCGGTACTCGACCAGGACGGCACCCGGCCCGTCGGTCATGTCGCGGTCAAGCGGAAAGCGGCCGGCGCGGTGTCCGCGGAGATCGGCTACTGGACGGCGGCGGCGGTACGCGGCCAGGGCATCGCGCCCCGGGCGGTGGACGCGGTGACCCGGTGGGCGCTGGGCGGCGGGACCGGCCGGCCTGCGCTGACCCGGCTGGAACTGCTGCACGCGGTGGGCAACGCCGCCTCCTGCCGGGTGGCGGTGAAGTCCGGCTTCCCGCTGCGCGAGGAACTCGCACCGCACCCGCCGAAGTTCCCGGAGGCGGGCCACGTCCACGTACGCGAGCCGGACGGGGACGCCTGA
- a CDS encoding tetratricopeptide repeat protein, translated as MTTGTPRGADDIRRAIGENRAEPEGAARNARAERLAEEAERSGDRPLLVEALFNLLIAYNYSSESDKKFVPFARVLKMWDEDPADFDRFAAHSLHWYFKWVSSGLLDQPHIPLAAIQKWQAEMAHRYRLAGYSERAVRQGEFRIARHIGDLPVAERAYAAWQSADRDRMSDCHACELHLQGEWQAYLGQDEQALESWQPVLGGELTCAHEPHAVLASSLLPLLRLGRSDEARAHHLRGYRMVRTMESMRASVARHIEFCALSGNEARGLEILAQHPAHFTTTGDPDSLMDHLAVAALLTARLCALGHGDQQLPGPDGTLWTATALHDHAESRALDLAARFDGRNGTDAVSTAVRARMSRGPLLARLPLGVRAPRLAPAAEAPVSAPPVGDGAPEPDLTELVAEARRLTESGNPGTTAAWAAVESAAELSGTPLDAKSRAEVADHAGMAAINDTGRSAALFARAAALFEEAQEPGEAAACRARGGYARALSGETAAALADVDEQCALLRTLHGEGRATLRQLTGALLVRSRVLARSAADAADQDAVLSAAADQAAEIAEQCRPHTGEAALMARQAEATAMLGRFAAGRGDHETATELLTRAVALYHRAGRPWYAADPESVLADLSLRHGQAADAVRHGLAALDHGGELLEPAYRAQLHLLVAQAHGGLGDHEAAASHALDASQWADEADDSEGDGATARLMFGGALRRLGRTTECVAVLESVLPDLVRCHGEGDVVQARWWIAECQLDLGEAREAAEQFLLAATIAEGWEEPHDHAMLANLAADALSRAPGLTDQAVSAYARAEELWREIGDPHAVTRTLRARGWLELREGRGGPAAARPLMDAAAKTAAGALAAAPAGSDLAAEQRFDLADTQRQTAELLVRSDDALPAEDPSAASRYVEAVGLLDLAVATLAPLGDTVRDRRTAVTLMAGWLELDLSRPAAATARARSVTAAYEGVEGSVAEQRREEAATLLAAAADQDPDSSAQ; from the coding sequence GTGACCACCGGGACCCCGCGCGGCGCCGACGACATACGCCGGGCGATCGGCGAGAACCGGGCCGAGCCTGAGGGCGCGGCCCGCAACGCCCGCGCGGAGCGACTGGCGGAGGAGGCCGAACGCAGCGGCGACCGCCCGCTGCTGGTGGAGGCGCTGTTCAACCTGCTGATCGCCTACAACTACAGCTCGGAGTCCGACAAGAAGTTCGTGCCCTTCGCCAGAGTGCTGAAGATGTGGGACGAGGACCCCGCGGACTTCGACCGGTTCGCCGCCCACAGCCTGCACTGGTACTTCAAATGGGTCTCCAGCGGCCTGCTGGACCAGCCGCACATCCCGCTCGCCGCCATCCAGAAGTGGCAGGCCGAGATGGCGCACCGCTACCGGCTCGCCGGCTACTCGGAACGGGCCGTGCGGCAGGGCGAGTTCCGTATCGCCCGGCACATCGGCGACCTGCCGGTGGCCGAACGCGCCTACGCCGCCTGGCAGTCCGCCGACCGGGACCGGATGAGCGACTGCCACGCCTGCGAGCTCCACCTCCAAGGCGAGTGGCAGGCGTATCTCGGCCAGGACGAGCAGGCGCTGGAGAGCTGGCAGCCGGTGCTCGGCGGCGAGCTGACCTGCGCCCACGAGCCGCACGCGGTGCTGGCCAGTTCGCTGCTGCCGCTGCTGCGGCTCGGCCGTTCCGACGAGGCGCGCGCCCACCACCTGCGCGGCTACCGCATGGTGCGCACGATGGAGAGCATGCGCGCCTCGGTCGCCCGGCACATCGAGTTCTGCGCGCTGTCCGGCAACGAGGCCCGGGGGCTGGAGATCCTCGCCCAGCACCCCGCGCACTTCACCACCACCGGCGACCCCGACAGCCTGATGGACCACCTTGCCGTCGCCGCGCTGCTCACCGCCCGGCTGTGCGCGCTCGGCCACGGCGACCAGCAACTCCCCGGCCCCGACGGCACCTTGTGGACCGCCACCGCGCTGCACGACCACGCGGAGAGCCGGGCGCTCGACCTCGCGGCGCGCTTCGACGGCCGCAACGGCACCGACGCGGTCTCCACCGCGGTACGCGCCCGGATGTCCCGCGGCCCGCTGCTCGCGCGGCTCCCGCTCGGCGTCCGCGCCCCCAGGCTGGCACCCGCCGCCGAGGCGCCGGTCTCCGCCCCGCCTGTCGGCGACGGAGCGCCCGAGCCCGATCTGACCGAACTCGTCGCCGAGGCCCGCCGGCTCACCGAGAGCGGCAACCCGGGCACCACGGCGGCATGGGCCGCGGTGGAAAGCGCCGCGGAGCTCAGCGGCACCCCGCTCGACGCCAAGAGCCGCGCCGAGGTCGCCGACCACGCGGGCATGGCCGCCATCAACGACACCGGCCGGTCCGCGGCGCTGTTCGCCCGCGCCGCCGCGCTCTTCGAGGAGGCGCAAGAACCGGGCGAGGCCGCCGCCTGCCGCGCACGCGGCGGCTACGCCCGCGCGCTGTCCGGCGAGACGGCGGCGGCCCTGGCCGACGTCGACGAGCAGTGCGCGCTGCTGCGCACCCTGCACGGCGAAGGCCGCGCCACCCTCCGCCAGTTGACCGGTGCGCTGCTGGTGCGCAGCCGCGTCCTGGCGCGGAGCGCGGCCGACGCCGCCGACCAGGACGCGGTCCTGAGTGCCGCGGCCGACCAGGCGGCGGAGATCGCCGAGCAGTGCCGACCGCACACCGGCGAGGCGGCGTTGATGGCCAGGCAGGCCGAAGCGACCGCCATGCTCGGCCGGTTCGCCGCCGGACGCGGCGACCACGAGACCGCGACCGAACTGCTCACCAGGGCCGTCGCGCTGTACCACCGGGCCGGCCGTCCCTGGTACGCCGCCGATCCGGAGAGCGTGCTCGCCGACCTCAGCCTGCGCCACGGACAGGCAGCGGACGCCGTGCGCCACGGCCTCGCCGCCCTCGACCACGGCGGCGAGCTGCTCGAACCCGCGTACCGCGCCCAGTTGCACCTGCTGGTCGCCCAGGCGCACGGCGGCCTCGGCGACCACGAGGCGGCGGCGAGCCACGCCCTCGACGCGAGCCAGTGGGCCGACGAGGCCGACGACAGCGAGGGCGACGGCGCCACCGCCCGGCTGATGTTCGGCGGCGCGCTGCGCCGGCTCGGCCGCACCACGGAGTGCGTCGCGGTCCTGGAGTCGGTTCTGCCCGACCTCGTACGCTGCCACGGCGAGGGCGACGTGGTCCAGGCCAGGTGGTGGATCGCCGAGTGCCAACTCGACCTCGGCGAGGCTCGGGAGGCCGCCGAGCAGTTCCTGCTCGCCGCCACGATCGCCGAGGGCTGGGAGGAACCGCACGACCACGCCATGCTCGCCAACCTCGCCGCCGACGCCCTCAGTCGCGCGCCCGGGCTCACCGACCAGGCGGTCAGCGCCTACGCCCGCGCCGAGGAGCTGTGGCGGGAGATCGGCGACCCGCACGCCGTCACCCGGACGCTGCGTGCCCGCGGCTGGCTCGAACTGCGGGAAGGCCGCGGCGGGCCGGCCGCCGCCCGGCCGCTGATGGACGCCGCTGCGAAGACGGCCGCCGGCGCGCTGGCGGCCGCCCCCGCCGGCAGCGATCTCGCCGCCGAGCAGCGCTTCGACCTCGCCGACACCCAGCGCCAGACGGCCGAGTTGCTCGTCCGCTCGGACGACGCGCTCCCCGCCGAGGACCCGTCGGCCGCATCCCGCTACGTGGAGGCCGTCGGCCTCCTCGACCTCGCCGTCGCGACCCTCGCCCCGCTGGGCGACACCGTCCGCGACCGGCGCACCGCGGTGACCCTGATGGCCGGCTGGCTCGAACTCGATCTGTCCCGCCCGGCGGCGGCCACGGCCCGCGCCCGCTCGGTCACCGCCGCATACGAGGGCGTCGAGGGCTCCGTCGCCGAGCAGCGTAGGGAGGAGGCGGCGACCCTGCTGGCAGCCGCCGCGGATCAGGACCCGGACAGCTCGGCGCAGTAG
- a CDS encoding GNAT family N-acetyltransferase — protein MPQTTPVPPVRAATRRRHWGRDLTEVAALFAAMATADLIADLVNHGPDGGLLLMTSAAALLAAAGAHLWWTRRPGRPVAAAAPAEPAVQEAAAPEAAREAPSHQDPEPTLWRLRTTVQDAPGSLGAVCTALARSRVDIVTLQTHPLAEGAVDEFLLRAPAALPAAALVLTVADAGGTDTWLERADAHDLVDTPTRMLTLATRTALDAAELPLALRQLFGRCTIRSTPAPPAADRGGELPQDALLHTVMRLRDPSGGTITVQRDHLPFTPTEFARARALVELDARLGVRMPESRHVVTLPEGNELTVRRAGPEDRAAALAMHERCSPGTLALRYHGPAEDADRYLGHLLSPRFGQSLAVETASGRLVALGHLLWDGDENEVALLVEDGWQRRGIGAVLLRKLVELAAEAGRESVYAVTRATNTGMVAVMRELGLPLDYQVEDGTLVITATLPRTPTPSSSALPWVAGRR, from the coding sequence ATGCCTCAAACGACTCCTGTGCCTCCTGTTCGGGCCGCAACCCGGCGCCGACACTGGGGCCGCGACCTCACCGAAGTGGCCGCGCTCTTCGCGGCGATGGCGACCGCCGACCTGATCGCCGATCTGGTCAACCACGGCCCGGACGGCGGGTTGTTGCTGATGACGTCGGCGGCGGCGCTGCTCGCCGCGGCCGGTGCGCACCTGTGGTGGACCCGGCGGCCGGGCCGCCCCGTGGCCGCCGCCGCCCCGGCCGAGCCCGCCGTCCAGGAGGCCGCCGCGCCGGAAGCCGCGCGAGAGGCCCCTTCGCATCAGGACCCGGAGCCGACGCTGTGGCGGCTGCGCACCACCGTGCAGGACGCCCCGGGCAGCCTCGGGGCGGTGTGCACCGCACTCGCCCGGAGCCGGGTGGACATCGTCACGCTGCAGACCCACCCGCTGGCCGAGGGCGCCGTCGACGAGTTCCTGCTGCGGGCACCGGCGGCGCTGCCGGCCGCGGCCCTGGTGCTGACCGTCGCCGACGCGGGCGGTACCGACACCTGGCTGGAGCGGGCCGACGCGCACGACCTGGTCGACACCCCGACCCGGATGCTCACCCTCGCCACCCGTACGGCCCTGGACGCCGCGGAACTGCCGCTGGCGCTGCGGCAGTTGTTCGGCCGCTGCACCATCAGGTCCACCCCGGCGCCGCCTGCCGCCGACCGGGGCGGCGAGCTGCCGCAGGACGCGCTGCTGCACACTGTGATGCGGCTGCGGGACCCGTCGGGCGGCACGATCACCGTGCAGCGCGACCACCTGCCCTTCACACCGACCGAGTTCGCCAGGGCCCGCGCCCTGGTGGAGCTCGACGCCAGGCTCGGGGTGCGGATGCCGGAGAGCCGCCACGTGGTGACGCTCCCCGAGGGCAACGAGCTGACCGTACGGAGGGCCGGCCCCGAGGACCGTGCGGCGGCGCTCGCGATGCACGAGCGCTGCTCCCCCGGCACGCTGGCGCTGCGCTACCACGGCCCAGCCGAGGACGCCGACCGCTACCTCGGCCACCTGCTCAGCCCGCGCTTCGGTCAGTCCCTGGCGGTGGAGACCGCATCGGGCCGGCTGGTGGCCCTGGGCCACCTGCTGTGGGACGGGGACGAGAACGAGGTCGCGCTGCTGGTCGAGGACGGCTGGCAGCGCCGCGGCATCGGCGCGGTGCTGCTGCGCAAGCTGGTCGAACTGGCGGCGGAGGCGGGGCGCGAGAGCGTCTACGCGGTGACCCGCGCGACGAACACCGGCATGGTCGCCGTGATGCGGGAGCTGGGCCTGCCGCTCGACTACCAGGTCGAGGACGGCACGCTCGTCATCACGGCGACCCTCCCGCGGACGCCCACCCCCTCCTCGTCGGCCCTTCCCTGGGTCGCGGGCCGCCGCTAG
- a CDS encoding integrase, which yields MRVTTASTRKRAGRPNEDFAGAVPAAVVVIDGAGIPGGDSTCRHGLAWYADRLGGCLLGLLALLPDRGLSALLAEAITQVTDNHRDTCEVADPISPSAAVAVLRLSGGRAEYLVLGDIVVVLDRADAAPLVVHDPREVVVSGSYEPALKEAGAGSDEYRRVLGELRARRNRQGGFWVAKDDPGAAGEAITGSCPVAALTGAALLSNGAARLVDRFGLADWPAVMAVLAARGPAEIIGRVRQAEARHSVAPDDATIAYCAELSGS from the coding sequence ATGCGGGTGACGACGGCGAGCACGCGGAAGCGGGCGGGTCGGCCGAACGAGGACTTCGCCGGCGCGGTGCCGGCTGCCGTGGTGGTCATCGACGGGGCCGGCATCCCCGGCGGCGACTCGACCTGCCGGCACGGCTTGGCGTGGTACGCCGACCGCCTCGGGGGCTGCCTGCTTGGCCTGTTGGCCCTCCTGCCGGACCGCGGCCTTTCCGCGCTGCTCGCAGAGGCCATCACGCAGGTGACCGACAACCACCGCGACACCTGCGAGGTCGCGGACCCCATCAGCCCGTCCGCGGCCGTGGCCGTGCTGCGCCTGTCCGGCGGCCGGGCCGAGTATCTGGTCCTCGGCGACATCGTCGTCGTGCTCGACCGGGCGGACGCCGCGCCGCTGGTCGTCCACGACCCCCGGGAAGTGGTCGTCAGCGGGTCGTACGAGCCCGCGCTCAAGGAGGCGGGCGCCGGCAGCGACGAGTACCGCCGCGTCCTCGGCGAGCTGCGCGCCCGCCGCAACCGGCAGGGCGGCTTCTGGGTGGCCAAGGACGACCCCGGGGCGGCGGGCGAGGCGATCACCGGCAGCTGTCCGGTCGCCGCGCTGACCGGTGCCGCGCTGCTCAGCAACGGGGCCGCCCGGCTCGTGGACCGCTTCGGGCTCGCCGACTGGCCCGCGGTCATGGCGGTGCTGGCGGCCCGCGGCCCGGCCGAGATCATCGGCCGGGTCCGGCAGGCGGAGGCGCGGCACTCGGTGGCGCCGGACGACGCCACGATCGCCTACTGCGCCGAGCTGTCCGGGTCCTGA